A genomic region of Stenotrophomonas sp. NA06056 contains the following coding sequences:
- a CDS encoding HlyD family secretion protein, producing MNKIVKKTVPVLLTCAAVIVALLVLRQLWVYYMDEPWTRDAHVGADVVQVAPDVSGLVETVQVADNQAVKKGDLLFVIDRARYRIALEQSRASLAERQASVAQLRREIGRDRSLQDLVAAEDAEVRRAKLQAAQAALATAQAAVDLAELNLARTEVRAPANGRVNDRTMRVGDYVVAGKPVLALLDTGSFRIDGYFEETRLRGVAPGQRVDIRLMGEDIALTGHVESIAAGIEDRYRSNGSTLLPNVTPAFDWVRLAQRIPVRIAIDEVPAGVELIAGRTATVTVDTGRHVQNKKAGAAPTQAGL from the coding sequence GTGAACAAGATCGTGAAGAAAACCGTGCCGGTGCTGCTCACCTGTGCAGCCGTGATCGTCGCCCTGCTGGTGCTGCGCCAGCTGTGGGTCTACTACATGGATGAGCCGTGGACCCGCGATGCACACGTTGGCGCCGACGTGGTGCAGGTGGCGCCGGATGTGTCCGGCCTGGTCGAAACGGTGCAGGTTGCCGACAACCAAGCGGTGAAGAAGGGCGACCTGCTGTTCGTGATCGACCGCGCGCGCTATCGCATCGCGCTGGAACAGAGCCGCGCCAGCCTGGCCGAACGCCAGGCGTCGGTCGCACAGCTGCGCCGCGAGATCGGCCGCGACCGCAGCCTGCAGGACCTGGTTGCCGCCGAGGATGCCGAAGTGCGCCGGGCCAAGCTGCAGGCTGCACAGGCCGCACTGGCCACTGCGCAGGCCGCGGTGGACCTGGCCGAGCTCAACCTGGCCCGCACCGAAGTGCGTGCCCCGGCCAACGGTCGGGTCAACGACCGCACCATGCGCGTGGGCGACTACGTGGTGGCCGGCAAGCCGGTGCTGGCGCTGCTGGATACCGGTTCGTTCCGCATCGATGGCTACTTCGAGGAAACCCGCCTGCGCGGCGTGGCCCCTGGGCAGCGCGTGGACATCCGCCTGATGGGCGAGGACATCGCGCTGACCGGACATGTGGAAAGCATCGCCGCCGGCATCGAGGACCGCTACCGCAGCAACGGCAGCACCCTGCTGCCGAACGTGACCCCGGCGTTCGACTGGGTGCGGCTGGCGCAGCGCATCCCGGTGCGCATCGCCATCGATGAGGTGCCTGCTGGAGTGGAACTGATCGCCGGCCGCACCGCCACGGTGACCGTGGACACCGGCCGCCACGTGCAGAACAAGAAGGCCGGCGCAGCGCCGACACAGGCGGGCCTGTGA
- a CDS encoding MarR family transcriptional regulator, producing MDRPLDERTVLQMQLSSGLLYAGRQWQRLADSRLGSYGISTACTMPLLMIGRSGGGIRQVALAQQLGMEGPSLVRLLDKLCASDLVRRESDASDRRANLLWLTDAGQALVSELEDQLIGLRQDVFGELSMDELHAVLKAWRLLAEAADRIT from the coding sequence ATGGACCGACCCCTCGACGAGCGCACCGTGCTGCAGATGCAGCTCAGCTCCGGCCTGCTGTACGCAGGGCGGCAGTGGCAGCGCCTGGCCGACAGCCGGCTCGGCAGCTACGGCATCTCCACCGCCTGCACCATGCCCCTGCTGATGATCGGCCGCTCCGGGGGTGGCATCCGCCAGGTGGCGCTGGCCCAGCAGCTGGGCATGGAAGGTCCTTCCCTGGTGCGCTTGCTGGACAAGCTGTGCGCCAGCGACCTGGTCCGCCGCGAGAGCGACGCCAGCGACCGTCGCGCCAACCTGTTGTGGCTGACCGACGCCGGGCAGGCGCTGGTCAGCGAACTGGAAGACCAGTTGATCGGCCTGCGCCAGGACGTGTTCGGCGAGCTTTCCATGGATGAACTGCACGCCGTACTGAAGGCGTGGCGCCTGCTGGCCGAGGCTGCCGACCGCATCACGTAA
- a CDS encoding FUSC family protein has translation MNALTDRQAWLFSIKTYLAAVAALYIAMAGNLSRPYWAMGTVYIVSQPLLGPTRAKGVYRIVGTLVAGLATLLVLPALVETPLVLSAAMSIWLAGCLFMALLNRGPRGYAFLLAGYTTAFIGFPAVTSPETIFDTVVARSEEIILGTVVAVLFASLLFPASVRPMLRARIGNWMEDAAQWCRQILERGRAHAPRNRLAADLVQFEALIEFLRRDDPRHAGSAVSMERLRERMLLLLPVLSSIADRLSALRSDGQALPEGLPALIDDIHDWLDGPTNASEYARLRARISALKPQVDRDLQHLQLASLLLRLEELVDLWQDCRTLQHAIDHGTAPLDRAHYRIRTERVAADKHVDYGMAMFSALSAGVALMSYCVLWIALGWEGGGNGAMMAAVTAAFFAAQDDPAPSMVSFLVWAMVASVVAGVYLFGVFPAVHDFGLLALVLAVAFLPLGLMLHHPKSALFALPLTVNLAALLSLQNTYSANIQTFLNSSIAMFIGIGFAVVMTRLFRSVGAEWTARRLVRQGWTTLAEAAEGRGQQDRQRFAARMLDLLGLLAPRLAATPEGSDIASVDMLNEARIGLNILQLRRARLELPERSREAVEHILEEIAAHYRRQIAARKPMVAAEALRERLDTSLGRVGSVGACKARDEALMGLIGLRFALFPEAKALAPGWADAGAPSM, from the coding sequence ATGAACGCGCTGACCGACCGCCAGGCCTGGCTGTTCTCGATCAAGACCTATCTGGCCGCGGTGGCCGCGCTGTACATCGCCATGGCCGGCAACCTGTCGCGCCCGTACTGGGCGATGGGCACGGTGTACATCGTCAGCCAGCCGCTGCTGGGCCCGACCCGTGCCAAGGGCGTATACCGCATCGTCGGCACCCTGGTGGCCGGGCTGGCCACCCTGCTGGTGCTGCCGGCACTGGTGGAAACGCCGCTGGTGCTGAGCGCGGCCATGTCGATCTGGCTGGCCGGTTGCCTGTTCATGGCGCTGCTCAACCGCGGACCGCGCGGTTACGCGTTCCTGCTGGCCGGCTACACCACCGCCTTCATCGGCTTCCCGGCGGTGACCTCGCCGGAAACCATCTTCGACACGGTGGTGGCGCGCAGCGAGGAGATCATCCTCGGCACGGTGGTGGCAGTGCTGTTTGCTTCGCTGCTGTTCCCGGCCTCGGTGCGCCCGATGCTGCGTGCCCGCATCGGCAACTGGATGGAGGACGCCGCGCAGTGGTGCCGGCAGATCCTTGAACGTGGTCGCGCCCATGCGCCGCGCAACCGGCTCGCCGCCGACCTGGTGCAGTTCGAGGCGCTGATCGAATTCCTGCGCCGCGATGATCCACGCCATGCAGGGTCGGCGGTGTCGATGGAGCGCCTGCGCGAGCGCATGCTGCTGCTGTTGCCGGTGCTGTCCTCGATCGCCGACCGGCTGAGCGCGCTGCGCAGCGACGGGCAGGCGTTGCCGGAAGGCCTGCCGGCGCTGATCGACGACATCCACGACTGGCTGGACGGGCCGACCAATGCCAGCGAGTACGCTCGCCTGCGTGCGCGCATCAGTGCGCTGAAGCCGCAGGTGGACCGCGACCTGCAGCACCTGCAGCTGGCCAGCCTGCTGCTGCGCCTGGAAGAACTGGTGGACCTGTGGCAGGACTGCCGCACCCTGCAACACGCGATCGACCACGGCACCGCGCCGCTGGACCGCGCGCACTACCGCATCCGCACCGAACGGGTGGCCGCCGACAAGCACGTCGACTACGGCATGGCGATGTTCTCCGCGCTCAGCGCCGGCGTGGCGCTGATGAGCTACTGCGTGCTGTGGATCGCGTTGGGCTGGGAAGGCGGTGGCAACGGCGCGATGATGGCGGCGGTGACCGCCGCGTTCTTCGCCGCACAGGATGACCCTGCGCCGAGCATGGTGTCGTTCCTGGTGTGGGCGATGGTCGCCTCGGTAGTGGCCGGCGTGTACCTGTTCGGCGTGTTCCCGGCAGTGCACGACTTCGGCCTGCTGGCGCTGGTGCTGGCGGTGGCGTTCCTGCCGCTGGGGCTGATGCTGCACCACCCCAAGAGCGCGTTGTTCGCACTGCCGCTGACAGTAAACCTGGCCGCGCTGCTGAGCCTGCAGAACACCTACAGCGCCAACATCCAGACCTTCCTCAACTCGTCGATCGCGATGTTCATCGGCATTGGGTTTGCGGTGGTGATGACCCGCCTGTTCCGTTCGGTCGGTGCCGAATGGACCGCGCGCCGGCTGGTGCGGCAAGGCTGGACCACGCTGGCCGAGGCCGCCGAAGGCCGTGGCCAGCAGGACCGGCAGCGCTTCGCCGCACGCATGCTCGACCTGCTGGGCCTGCTCGCACCGCGCCTGGCGGCGACGCCGGAAGGCAGCGACATCGCCTCGGTGGACATGCTCAACGAAGCACGCATCGGCCTGAACATCCTGCAGCTGCGCCGCGCCCGGCTGGAGCTGCCCGAGCGCAGCCGCGAGGCGGTCGAGCACATCCTGGAGGAAATCGCCGCGCACTACCGTCGGCAGATTGCCGCGCGCAAGCCGATGGTGGCGGCCGAGGCGCTGCGCGAGCGGCTGGATACTTCGCTGGGCCGGGTCGGCAGCGTCGGCGCCTGCAAGGCCCGCGACGAGGCGCTGATGGGCCTGATCGGCCTGCGCTTCGCGCTCTTCCCGGAGGCGAAGGCGTTGGCGCCGGGTTGGGCGGACGCCGGCGCGCCGTCCATGTAA
- a CDS encoding DUF1656 domain-containing protein, with translation MPGEFSLHGVFVPTLLGLMVLAYLVNSGLHALLQRAGAYRHVWHPALFNLALYGIVLGLLFHLLRWMQS, from the coding sequence ATGCCCGGTGAATTCAGTCTCCACGGAGTGTTCGTCCCGACCCTGCTCGGGTTGATGGTGTTGGCCTACCTGGTCAACAGCGGCCTGCACGCGCTGCTGCAGCGTGCCGGCGCCTATCGCCACGTATGGCACCCGGCGCTGTTCAACCTGGCCTTGTACGGGATCGTGCTGGGACTGCTGTTCCACCTCCTGCGTTGGATGCAATCGTGA
- a CDS encoding efflux transporter outer membrane subunit, with protein MNAALPRLGLIVALASLAACRTVGPDYALPEGSAFKRPEANAAFIDTQNPQVTANQALPDRWWSLYNDPVLDGLITQALRDNVELKAADAHLRRAAAVYEQAMDAGGFEYEAEAGISRAQLSAESFLQEHELPVINLADGKFAVSYQFDLFGKLKRGAEAARADEQSVAAARDLAQVSVVAQVADSYLEICHANHELHVAEHSLQLQQRSRTVTERLIAAGRGTPPELARANAQVALLEAALPPLQAQRSAAAYSLAALLGQTPGQLPAGVIDCAHAPSLAQPLPVGDGRTLLQRRPDVRQAERKLASATARIGVATAELYPDIRLGASVGAAGLLEDFGTPMTQQWSIGPLISWTLPSSGTHARIHAAEAGADAALAEFDHTVLQALRETQTALDRYAQDLRRLQSLRIAQEQAALAAEQNRRLYQGGRTPYLSSLDADRSLATSDATLAAAEAQVSRDQIHLFLVLGGGWQATVAPAAPSTAQASAK; from the coding sequence GTGAACGCCGCCCTGCCCCGCCTGGGCCTGATCGTCGCGCTGGCCAGCCTTGCCGCCTGCAGAACCGTCGGCCCGGATTACGCCCTGCCGGAAGGCTCGGCGTTCAAGCGGCCGGAGGCCAATGCGGCCTTCATCGATACCCAGAACCCGCAGGTGACCGCCAACCAAGCGCTGCCCGACCGTTGGTGGTCGCTGTACAACGACCCGGTGCTGGATGGGCTGATCACCCAGGCGCTGCGCGACAACGTCGAACTGAAGGCCGCCGATGCGCATCTGCGCCGCGCCGCTGCCGTGTACGAACAGGCGATGGACGCCGGTGGCTTCGAGTACGAAGCCGAAGCCGGCATCAGCCGCGCACAGTTGTCGGCCGAGTCGTTCCTGCAGGAGCACGAGCTGCCGGTGATCAATCTGGCCGACGGCAAGTTCGCGGTCAGCTACCAGTTCGATCTGTTTGGCAAGCTCAAGCGTGGTGCCGAAGCGGCGCGTGCCGACGAACAGTCGGTGGCGGCGGCACGCGATCTGGCCCAGGTCAGTGTGGTCGCCCAGGTGGCCGACAGCTACCTGGAAATCTGCCACGCCAACCACGAACTGCACGTGGCCGAGCATTCGCTGCAGCTACAGCAGCGCAGCCGCACCGTTACCGAACGCCTGATCGCAGCCGGTCGTGGCACGCCGCCGGAGCTGGCCCGCGCCAATGCCCAGGTGGCGCTGCTGGAAGCTGCGCTGCCGCCGCTGCAGGCGCAGCGGTCGGCGGCCGCCTATTCGCTGGCCGCACTGCTGGGCCAGACCCCGGGCCAGCTGCCGGCCGGCGTGATCGACTGCGCGCACGCGCCCAGCCTGGCGCAGCCGCTGCCGGTCGGTGATGGCCGTACGCTGCTGCAGCGCCGCCCGGACGTGCGCCAGGCCGAACGCAAGCTGGCCTCGGCCACCGCGCGCATAGGCGTGGCCACGGCCGAGCTGTACCCGGACATCCGCCTGGGTGCCTCGGTGGGCGCCGCCGGCCTGCTGGAAGACTTCGGCACGCCGATGACCCAGCAGTGGTCGATCGGCCCGCTGATCTCGTGGACGTTGCCGTCGTCGGGCACGCACGCGCGCATCCACGCCGCCGAAGCCGGTGCTGACGCCGCCTTGGCCGAGTTCGACCACACCGTGCTGCAGGCGCTGCGCGAGACCCAGACCGCGCTGGACCGCTATGCACAGGACCTGCGCCGCCTGCAGTCACTGCGCATCGCGCAGGAGCAGGCCGCGCTGGCCGCCGAGCAGAACCGCCGGCTCTACCAGGGTGGCCGTACGCCCTACCTGTCCAGCCTGGATGCCGACCGCAGCCTGGCCACCAGCGACGCCACCCTGGCCGCTGCCGAAGCGCAGGTCTCGCGCGACCAGATCCATCTGTTCCTGGTGCTGGGTGGCGGCTGGCAGGCAACGGTCGCCCCCGCTGCACCGTCCACCGCACAGGCCTCGGCGAAGTAA